The Nitrososphaerota archaeon sequence CAGCTACAGCTAAAATGGCAGATTTTCATTTAAAAATAAAACCATGCACAGATGCTGCTTTAGCTCTTGGATTAGCTAATTATATTATTCAAAATAATTTGTATGATGAAAAATTTATAGAAGAGAATGTTTATGGTTTTAATGAATTTAAAGAATATGTTAAAAAATACGATTTAAATAAAACTTCAGAAATAACTGGCATAAGTAAAGAGAATATAATCAATCTTGCTAATAATTATGTTTCTTTAAAACCAAATATAATACATATAGGCTATGGATTGCAAAGAAATTTTAATGGAGGAGAAATTGTTAGAGCGATATCTTTATTACCTGCACTTATAGGTGAAGCAAGAGGTTTTATATATAGTAATAACTTTATTAATTTAAATTATGTTAAAGGAGAATGGCTTAGAAAAGAAAAAGCTACCGAATATGATATGGCAAAATTAGGAAGAATACTTTCTAGTAAAGAAATTAAAATGATATTCATATATAATGCAAATCCATTAGCAACTTTACCAAATTATAATCTTATTAAGAAAAGTTTTCAAAGAAAAGATCTTTTTGTAGTTGTACACGATATATTTAAAACAGATACCGCGGATTATGCTGATATTCTCCTTCCAGCAACAACTTTTTTTGAAGATTTTGATATAAATTATTCATATTTCCATAATTTTATTTCAATAAATGAAAAAGTTATCGAACCTAGAGGAGAAGCTAAAAGCAATTATGAATTATTCAAACTATTAGCAAAATATCTTAATATTGATAGCGAATATCTTTATGAAGATAAAGATAAAATAATTGAAAAAATTTTAAAAGAAAATAATTTAGGAATAAATTCAAATGAATTAAAGGAAAAAGGATTTTTTGAAATTCCTATTCCTAAGAAAAATATTTATCAAACAAACTCTGGAAAAATTGAATTTTATTCTATTGAAGCTTTTAAAAATGGTCTTAATCCATTCCCAATTCATTTAGAAATAAATAAAAATAATTTAATGCAATTATTTACAACTACTCATAAAGATTTAACAAGTTCACAATATCATAATAAAATTAGAAGAAATATAGATTTTCCTGTTTTTATAAACTATTTAGATGCAAGAAGAATGAAATTAAAAAATGGAGATAAAGTTTTATTAAAAAATGATTATGGTTCTTTTAAAGCTAAAATAAAGATTACAAAAGATATATATGAAGGGACTTTATTAATTTATAAATCTCCTTGGCCAAAAATACTTGGAAATACTCCAAATTCTCTTATTCCAGATGAAATTCAAGAAAAATATGGAGGATGCTCTATTATTCATTCAACATTTGTTTCTATTGAAAAATTATAAGAGTGATCTTTAATGAATTTTTTTGAAACTATTGAAGATAGATTTAAATTGTTAAAATTACTTAAATCTGAAGGAATGTATGTTAGATGGCATGCATATGAATATTTAATTGGTTATAAAAATAATTTAGTTTGTTTAATTTTTCTAGAACCTATAAATAAAAAAGTTTTAATAAAAAAATTTAAATGGAGTAAATTTTCTAATGAAGCTATTGAAATTATTAAGAGTAAAATAGCTTCTATTAATAAAAAAATTGAAATTGAAGTTATTGATTGAATTTAACAACTACTGTGTTTTATCGCACCTGTTGGACAAGATGTAACACAAACGCAACATTGTATACATGAATCAATATTTGGAGCTGTTGATTTTCCATCTTTAAGTTCATAAACTCCTGTTGGACAAACAGCTACGCATTGTCCTGCACCAATACATTTATCATAATCTATTTCAATAGTCACTCCTAAACTTTCACTAGTCCATTTTTTTACATTCGACATATTTTTTCTCCTCTCTTTTTAAGAATTTTAAAGAAAATCGTAAAATAAATATTTTTAAATATCATGAATAACAATTATAAAGGATTTTCTTTAATACAGAAATTAAAATTGAAAAACTCGTTTTTTACTAATATAACCAATAATTCCTACATTATTTTTAAAAACATTAATAATTAAGAAAATTTTAAGTATCTATATTCCTAGCTATCATTATTACTTCATCGCTTCTAAATAAATCCTTTATTACACATTCAACTTTAGCTCCTAAAACTTTATTATATATTTTTTGAGCAGAATTTTCAGCACTAGTTGTAACTAACACAATTTTTATTTTAGAACCTCTTGCATGAGTATACTTTTTAATAGCTTCGAAAGATTCTTTTATTAATTTTTCTCCAATTCCTTTTCCTCTATATTCTGGAAGTACTGCAATTTGTTCAAGCTCCCATACTGCTTCTTTTCTAAAACCACCTTTTTCCATCCATAGAATATATCCAATTATATCATTTCCAAATTTAGCTATAAAATATTGCATTCTTGGAAAAGCATTAAAATTGCATTCAATCCATTTCAATGCATCATAATAATTTCTTAATCCATGAAAGCAAATTGATGCAATTTCTGCAATATATGGAATATCTTCTCTTCTTAATCTTTCAATAAGTATTTCTTTAGCAATTTCTAACATTTTATTCTTAAGCAATGTTAAGAAATTCTAATATAAAAATCCCATTCAACATTTCTATTTACCATTAAAAAAATTTTTATAATGGTTTGTTTCATTTGAAATTATGAAAAAGACATTAATAACTAAAGAGAAAGATAAATTTTTAGCTAAAGATATTCTTATAATAGATGATCCAATAAAATTAAAAGC is a genomic window containing:
- a CDS encoding 4Fe-4S binding protein, whose protein sequence is MSNVKKWTSESLGVTIEIDYDKCIGAGQCVAVCPTGVYELKDGKSTAPNIDSCIQCCVCVTSCPTGAIKHSSC
- a CDS encoding molybdopterin-dependent oxidoreductase, translating into MAKIISKMKDKLIYFNTCSRDCYDTCSILTYVKNGRIIRIEGRKDHPITRGFLCNKAKKFIDYTYSKDRILYPMKRIGNKGSGKFKRITWNEALKIISKKIKEIIKKYGSRAILQYNFAGNMGIINRFFPYRFFNFLGTSRIKENICDSAGETALKYVYGSTYGSLPQEILESKLIIYWGINAAWTNIHGFNLALEARKKGAKIYVIDPNLTATAKMADFHLKIKPCTDAALALGLANYIIQNNLYDEKFIEENVYGFNEFKEYVKKYDLNKTSEITGISKENIINLANNYVSLKPNIIHIGYGLQRNFNGGEIVRAISLLPALIGEARGFIYSNNFINLNYVKGEWLRKEKATEYDMAKLGRILSSKEIKMIFIYNANPLATLPNYNLIKKSFQRKDLFVVVHDIFKTDTADYADILLPATTFFEDFDINYSYFHNFISINEKVIEPRGEAKSNYELFKLLAKYLNIDSEYLYEDKDKIIEKILKENNLGINSNELKEKGFFEIPIPKKNIYQTNSGKIEFYSIEAFKNGLNPFPIHLEINKNNLMQLFTTTHKDLTSSQYHNKIRRNIDFPVFINYLDARRMKLKNGDKVLLKNDYGSFKAKIKITKDIYEGTLLIYKSPWPKILGNTPNSLIPDEIQEKYGGCSIIHSTFVSIEKL
- a CDS encoding GNAT family N-acetyltransferase encodes the protein MLEIAKEILIERLRREDIPYIAEIASICFHGLRNYYDALKWIECNFNAFPRMQYFIAKFGNDIIGYILWMEKGGFRKEAVWELEQIAVLPEYRGKGIGEKLIKESFEAIKKYTHARGSKIKIVLVTTSAENSAQKIYNKVLGAKVECVIKDLFRSDEVIMIARNIDT